A section of the Ignavibacteriales bacterium genome encodes:
- the carB gene encoding carbamoyl-phosphate synthase large subunit, translating to MKKISNELLLKAKKYGFSDKQLAYILKTTEKEVRDFRNKNEIYPIYKTVDTCAAEFEANTPYHYSAYEKFNETESSDREKVIILGGGPNRIGQGIEFDYCCVRCVKALREEGYETIMINCNPETVSTDYDTTDKLFFEPLTTEDVLNIVRYQKNVKGIIVSFGGQTPLKIAKELEKNGLKILGTSSKNIDVAEDRKKFGKLLDSLGIPKPEYGTAKTLRTALRIANKIEYPVLVRPSYVLGGRAMEIVYNNESLTKFFHEAVKYSEEHPVLIDDFLEEAREIDVDAVSDGKDVYIAGIMQHIEEAGIHSGDSTSILPPVSLTKKNLKEIRSYTKKIAKALNVVGLINIQYAIKDNVVYVIEANPRASRTVPFVSKTTGVPIASIAAKVIIGKKLKDMGKLKDPEDLKYIGIKESVFPFQKFPRAKMFLGPEMRSTGEVMGISKSFGSSMAKSQESTGNSLPLEGNIFVSLNNNDKKLKAVDLVKEFVKLRFGIVATSGTSKFLNDNGIKSEAVYKVNEGRPNVVDMIKNKEINLVINTPLGEESRFDEYAIGWAAVQYKIPFITTLSAAGSVVQGIRDMKKGNLSVKSLQEYYKD from the coding sequence ATGAAGAAGATCTCCAACGAACTGCTATTAAAAGCAAAGAAATACGGCTTTTCCGACAAGCAGTTAGCTTACATCTTAAAGACCACTGAAAAAGAAGTAAGAGATTTCAGGAATAAGAATGAGATCTATCCTATTTACAAAACTGTTGATACTTGTGCTGCAGAATTCGAGGCAAACACTCCTTACCATTACTCTGCATATGAAAAATTCAACGAGACCGAATCATCAGACAGAGAAAAAGTTATAATCCTTGGAGGCGGACCCAACAGGATAGGCCAGGGAATCGAATTCGACTATTGCTGTGTGAGATGTGTAAAGGCTTTACGCGAAGAGGGATATGAGACTATCATGATAAACTGCAACCCGGAGACAGTATCGACCGACTATGACACGACAGATAAACTTTTCTTTGAACCCCTGACTACCGAGGATGTGTTGAATATCGTTCGTTATCAAAAAAACGTTAAGGGAATAATTGTAAGTTTCGGCGGTCAAACTCCTCTTAAGATTGCAAAGGAGCTCGAAAAGAACGGGCTTAAGATACTGGGAACTTCATCAAAAAATATTGATGTTGCTGAGGATAGGAAAAAGTTTGGGAAGCTTTTAGACAGCCTTGGCATTCCAAAACCTGAATACGGCACAGCAAAGACACTCCGCACTGCATTGCGCATTGCAAATAAGATAGAATACCCCGTACTTGTTCGTCCATCTTATGTACTTGGAGGAAGAGCAATGGAGATAGTTTATAATAACGAATCTCTCACCAAATTCTTTCATGAAGCTGTTAAGTATTCTGAGGAACACCCGGTATTGATAGATGACTTCCTCGAGGAAGCACGTGAAATAGATGTCGATGCAGTAAGTGACGGGAAGGATGTTTATATTGCAGGTATCATGCAGCATATCGAGGAGGCGGGAATACACTCGGGCGACAGTACCTCGATACTTCCCCCTGTTTCTCTCACAAAAAAGAATTTAAAAGAAATACGATCGTACACAAAGAAAATAGCAAAAGCATTGAATGTAGTTGGGCTGATAAATATTCAATATGCTATTAAGGACAACGTAGTTTATGTTATAGAGGCAAATCCGCGAGCTTCGCGAACGGTACCATTTGTAAGTAAAACCACCGGCGTTCCAATAGCATCTATTGCTGCAAAAGTAATTATCGGTAAGAAGCTTAAGGATATGGGTAAGCTGAAAGATCCGGAAGACTTGAAATACATAGGTATAAAAGAATCCGTTTTCCCTTTCCAAAAATTCCCGCGAGCAAAGATGTTCCTCGGACCGGAGATGCGCTCGACAGGCGAAGTAATGGGAATCTCAAAATCATTTGGCTCCTCTATGGCAAAGTCACAGGAATCAACCGGCAATTCCCTTCCGCTCGAAGGAAACATCTTCGTCAGCCTTAATAATAACGATAAAAAGCTGAAGGCAGTTGATTTGGTAAAAGAATTTGTAAAGCTTAGATTTGGAATCGTTGCAACCAGCGGTACAAGTAAGTTTTTGAATGACAACGGGATAAAATCGGAAGCTGTTTACAAAGTGAACGAAGGACGTCCTAATGTAGTCGATATGATAAAAAACAAAGAAATAAACCTCGTAATAAATACACCGCTTGGCGAAGAGTCCCGTTTCGATGAATATGCGATCGGGTGGGCGGCTGTGCAGTATAAAATACCATTCATTACAACCTTATCCGCAGCAGGCTCTGTCGTTCAGGGGATCCGCGACATGAAAAAAGGAAACCTCAGCGTAAAAAGCCTTCAGGAATATTACAAGGATTAA
- a CDS encoding ABC transporter substrate-binding protein, whose protein sequence is MKHTLRLPLLLLILAVFAFSGIFYSCKNAGSENEILIGEYASLTGDKATFGISSDNGLKLAVEEINNKGGVLGKQIKLISEDDQGKTNEVQTVVQKLINRDKVVAIVGEVASSLSLAAAPICQQSKIPMVTPASTNPEVTNVGDYVFRVCFIDPFQATVMSKFALNSMKVKRVALLVDQKNAYSTGLADNFKRVFTEMGGEIVGEQKYSAGDKDFKAQLTSLKALNPEAIFIPGYYTEMNLIGIQAREIGITVPLFGGDGWESEKLLEGKAKDALEGCFFSTHVSIEDPNPKIQDFIKKYKEKYGSTPDAMAFLSYDAGMILFDAIQRAGSTDGQKIRDALASTQNYDGVTGTITINDQRNAIKPAVVMEIKDGKFTYKETIAP, encoded by the coding sequence ATGAAACATACACTAAGGTTACCCCTTCTTTTATTAATTTTAGCTGTATTTGCTTTCAGTGGCATTTTTTATTCCTGCAAAAATGCCGGCTCCGAGAATGAGATACTAATTGGCGAATATGCCTCGCTCACAGGAGATAAAGCTACATTTGGAATTTCTTCCGATAACGGACTTAAACTTGCCGTTGAAGAAATAAACAATAAAGGTGGAGTGCTCGGAAAGCAGATAAAATTAATAAGTGAAGACGATCAGGGAAAGACAAATGAAGTACAAACTGTCGTTCAGAAGCTCATCAATAGAGATAAGGTGGTTGCGATCGTTGGTGAAGTTGCTTCATCACTCAGTCTCGCTGCAGCACCGATTTGCCAGCAGAGTAAGATCCCAATGGTCACCCCTGCGTCAACTAACCCGGAAGTAACAAACGTTGGTGATTATGTTTTCAGAGTATGTTTCATTGACCCATTCCAGGCAACCGTAATGAGCAAGTTTGCTCTAAATTCAATGAAAGTTAAAAGAGTTGCCCTGCTCGTAGATCAAAAGAATGCCTATTCTACTGGGCTGGCAGACAATTTTAAAAGAGTATTTACAGAAATGGGTGGAGAGATAGTAGGTGAGCAAAAATATTCTGCAGGTGACAAGGATTTTAAAGCTCAGCTCACATCACTTAAAGCATTAAACCCTGAAGCCATTTTTATTCCGGGATATTATACTGAGATGAACCTCATCGGGATACAGGCGCGAGAAATTGGCATCACAGTTCCATTATTTGGTGGTGACGGCTGGGAATCGGAAAAACTGCTAGAAGGAAAAGCAAAGGATGCGTTGGAAGGTTGCTTTTTTTCTACTCACGTTTCGATAGAAGACCCTAACCCAAAGATACAGGACTTTATTAAAAAGTATAAAGAAAAATACGGTTCGACACCTGACGCTATGGCGTTTCTGTCATATGATGCCGGAATGATTCTTTTTGATGCAATTCAGAGGGCTGGCTCAACTGATGGGCAAAAGATAAGAGATGCATTAGCATCGACTCAAAACTATGACGGTGTGACAGGAACAATAACCATTAATGATCAGCGGAACGCTATAAAGCCTGCGGTTGTAATGGAGATAAAAGACGGTAAGTTCACTTATAAAGAAACGATCGCCCCATAA
- a CDS encoding DNA recombination protein RmuC produces MDPVLYIILAVLLVAVILLFFLVKKSGSTQSDTNRQLVDVSSKLLESINEQKTQIAIQNEKLESQRNDTFNALNKFQSDINAFREEVSRNLSNANFHLQSSNKVIGDVKERFGEIMETTKHIYNVGKNISELENILKAPKLRGNLGEYLLEELLKQILPSESYSKSHKFNSGERVDFVIHLGDKLVPVDSKFPLENFRKYLSSKDEQERELFYRESLKNVRKHIDDIAKKYIRPDEKTFDFAMMYIPAENVYYEVIVRDTVYRDEKSLYLYAMEKRVIPVSPNSMFAYLQSILIGLKGMEVEKNAEQIISNMAMLNIELDKFADEFKVMGSHLVNAGKKYRDAEKRLDHFENKLGNIMPKDQLLGRDEDELDDGTELRLIK; encoded by the coding sequence ATGGATCCCGTACTTTACATCATTTTAGCCGTTCTGCTGGTAGCCGTCATTCTTTTGTTTTTCCTGGTAAAAAAGTCCGGCTCGACGCAATCTGATACTAACCGTCAGCTGGTCGATGTATCCTCAAAATTGCTTGAAAGCATTAATGAACAGAAAACCCAGATTGCTATCCAGAATGAAAAGCTTGAAAGCCAGCGAAATGACACATTTAATGCTCTGAATAAATTCCAGTCCGACATAAATGCATTCCGCGAAGAGGTTTCGCGCAATCTATCGAATGCAAACTTTCACCTGCAGTCCAGCAATAAGGTCATCGGCGACGTGAAAGAACGTTTCGGAGAAATTATGGAAACAACGAAACACATCTATAACGTCGGTAAAAATATTTCCGAACTCGAAAACATTCTCAAAGCACCAAAACTAAGGGGCAACCTTGGCGAATACCTGCTGGAGGAACTGTTGAAACAGATACTACCGTCGGAAAGCTATTCCAAATCACATAAGTTTAATAGCGGTGAGCGGGTCGATTTCGTTATTCATCTTGGTGATAAGCTGGTGCCGGTTGATTCGAAGTTCCCGCTGGAGAATTTTCGTAAATACCTTAGCAGCAAGGATGAGCAGGAGAGGGAACTCTTTTACCGCGAATCTTTGAAAAATGTCCGTAAGCACATTGACGACATAGCGAAGAAATATATCCGTCCTGATGAAAAGACCTTCGACTTCGCAATGATGTACATTCCTGCTGAGAATGTCTATTATGAAGTGATCGTACGTGATACGGTTTACCGTGACGAAAAGAGTCTCTACCTCTATGCTATGGAAAAACGTGTCATACCCGTTTCACCTAACAGCATGTTCGCATATCTGCAGTCTATTCTTATTGGATTAAAAGGAATGGAAGTAGAAAAGAATGCCGAGCAGATCATTTCTAATATGGCAATGCTGAATATTGAACTTGATAAATTTGCGGATGAGTTTAAAGTGATGGGTTCTCACCTGGTAAATGCCGGAAAGAAATACCGTGATGCAGAAAAACGTCTCGACCACTTCGAAAACAAGCTTGGAAACATCATGCCAAAGGATCAGCTCCTGGGCAGAGATGAAGATGAACTCGATGATGGTACCGAGCTCCGCCTCATAAAATAA
- the rho gene encoding transcription termination factor Rho produces the protein MDTKTKNQTNGTKGVEEMDDSAAKNMAELKSKKVSELLAIAKELKVSDYSDLKKQELIYKIVEAQTKKDGKDGYAYAVGVLEVLPDGYGFLRSADYNYLPSPDDIYVSPSQIKKFSLRTGDTVSGQVRPPKEGERFFALLKVEEVNFGDPDKIRDRTLFDNLTPLYPDVQIKLEAAPSEYGMRIMDLFTPIGKGQRGLIVSPPKSGKTILLQTIVNSITRNHPEIHPIVLLIDERPEEVTDMSRNVNAEVVSSTFDEPPERHVQVSEIVLQKAKRLVEAKKDVVILLDSITRLARAHNTVIPHSGKILSGGVDANALHKPKRFFGAARNVDEGGSLTIIATALIETGSRMDEVIFEEFKGTGNMEIVLDRRLSDRRVFPAIDLNKSGTRKEELLIDDATLNRVWLLRKLLSDYNPVEAMEFLLDKMKGTKSNEEFLASMNS, from the coding sequence ATGGACACGAAAACTAAAAACCAAACCAACGGCACAAAGGGCGTTGAGGAAATGGATGATTCAGCCGCCAAGAACATGGCTGAACTGAAATCGAAAAAGGTATCCGAGCTACTGGCGATCGCAAAGGAACTGAAAGTCTCCGACTACAGCGATCTTAAAAAGCAGGAACTCATTTACAAAATTGTGGAAGCGCAAACGAAGAAAGACGGCAAGGACGGTTACGCCTATGCTGTAGGTGTTCTCGAAGTGCTTCCCGATGGGTACGGCTTTTTAAGATCGGCGGATTACAATTATCTGCCGTCACCGGACGACATATACGTATCACCTTCGCAGATAAAGAAGTTCTCCCTGAGAACAGGCGATACGGTCAGCGGGCAGGTGCGCCCTCCGAAAGAAGGAGAGCGATTCTTTGCACTGCTGAAAGTCGAGGAAGTGAACTTTGGCGATCCCGATAAGATACGCGACAGAACACTTTTCGACAACCTGACCCCGCTTTATCCCGACGTACAGATAAAGCTGGAGGCAGCGCCGTCCGAGTACGGGATGAGAATAATGGACCTGTTCACACCAATTGGTAAAGGACAAAGAGGTCTCATTGTTTCACCTCCCAAAAGCGGTAAAACGATTTTGCTTCAAACAATAGTAAACAGCATCACGCGAAACCACCCGGAGATCCATCCGATCGTATTGCTCATAGACGAAAGACCAGAAGAGGTTACGGATATGAGCCGTAACGTAAATGCCGAAGTTGTGAGCTCGACATTTGACGAACCGCCGGAAAGACACGTACAGGTTTCGGAAATAGTACTGCAAAAAGCGAAAAGGCTCGTAGAAGCTAAAAAGGATGTGGTGATACTGCTAGACAGTATCACAAGACTTGCCAGAGCGCACAATACTGTCATACCACACAGCGGAAAGATACTTTCCGGGGGTGTGGACGCAAACGCACTCCATAAACCCAAACGATTCTTCGGCGCGGCTCGTAACGTGGATGAAGGCGGAAGCCTCACCATAATAGCGACGGCTCTTATCGAGACCGGAAGCCGTATGGACGAAGTTATCTTTGAAGAATTCAAAGGAACGGGTAACATGGAGATAGTTCTAGACAGAAGATTGTCCGACAGAAGAGTATTCCCGGCTATTGACCTCAACAAATCGGGTACCAGGAAAGAAGAACTGCTTATCGATGACGCCACACTCAACAGGGTATGGCTCCTCAGGAAGCTTCTTTCTGATTACAACCCGGTTGAGGCAATGGAATTCCTCCTCGATAAGATGAAAGGCACAAAGTCTAATGAAGAGTTCCTCGCATCCATGAACTCCTAG
- a CDS encoding response regulator transcription factor, producing the protein MKSRTFISSLIFGLILAILLIGIKSLEYTYFSYKIGLDVYIGIIALAFLIIGVYFGATYSRRKEAKFLIKLREESKRAGFTEPTINFDAVNGSDLSKRELEVLREIAMGYTNKEIGEKLFVSENTIKTHLNNIYMKLEVNRRTQAISRARELNIIT; encoded by the coding sequence ATGAAATCCAGAACCTTTATATCTTCGTTAATTTTCGGTTTAATTCTTGCAATTCTATTGATAGGTATTAAATCACTGGAATACACCTATTTTTCATATAAGATAGGATTGGATGTTTACATTGGGATAATAGCCCTGGCGTTCCTTATAATCGGGGTTTATTTTGGAGCAACATACAGCAGGAGAAAGGAAGCGAAATTTCTAATTAAGCTTAGAGAAGAATCTAAAAGAGCCGGATTCACTGAACCCACTATAAATTTTGACGCGGTTAATGGTTCAGATCTCAGTAAAAGGGAATTAGAAGTATTACGAGAGATAGCTATGGGATATACCAATAAAGAGATAGGAGAGAAGCTTTTCGTTTCAGAGAATACTATAAAAACTCATTTAAACAATATCTACATGAAGCTTGAGGTTAATAGGAGGACCCAGGCGATCTCCCGTGCGCGTGAATTGAATATTATTACCTGA
- a CDS encoding Rne/Rng family ribonuclease — translation MKKEIFINSGSNERRIAILEEGKLTEYFTESPENERNVGDIYLGKVAKVMKGIRAAFIDIGFQQDAFLHFSDITTSDEYYSLLGEDEFDEDDDDEEEEEQVKEPPKKYQGKRDNRYSKNPDVNLTRGQDIIVQITKEPVANKGVRVTSKVSLPGRYLVLMPFHRKVGLSRKIYNSKERYRLRKLVRSALPKGYGLIIRTVASGKEDSLILDDLNKLLSTWNEIENKVKTQKPPTILYKDVSTTSSVVRDLFKEDVSKIVIDSKKLYREIKTNLEESSPGFVKKLDLYTGNQPLFDLYNIERQIDSSLNKKVWIKGAGYIIIETTEAMTVIDVNSGKYARSSNQEVNSLNTNIEAGKEIVRQLRLRDIGGIIVIDFIDLYEEKSRRKLYDELRKEFRKDRAKATILPMSEFGLVQITRQRIRQNILHRVYDTCPLCKGTGTVLSRTSFMTNLERWIQRYKGGHAIHPLELKVNPILEAYLIHGLFSRIRKLSFKYKLRIKVEADSEISLDEFRFLSRKTGEDLTEEYLN, via the coding sequence ATGAAAAAAGAGATTTTTATCAATTCAGGCTCTAATGAGAGACGTATAGCCATTTTAGAGGAAGGAAAGCTCACCGAATATTTTACGGAAAGCCCCGAAAACGAAAGGAACGTAGGAGACATTTACCTTGGCAAAGTTGCAAAGGTAATGAAAGGGATCCGCGCGGCATTTATCGACATCGGTTTCCAGCAGGATGCGTTCCTGCACTTCTCCGATATAACCACATCAGATGAATACTACAGCCTGCTAGGCGAAGATGAATTCGATGAAGATGATGACGACGAGGAAGAAGAAGAACAGGTAAAAGAGCCTCCAAAGAAATACCAGGGCAAGCGGGATAACCGATACAGCAAGAACCCCGATGTAAACCTCACACGCGGGCAGGACATAATAGTCCAGATCACAAAAGAGCCTGTCGCAAACAAAGGTGTGAGAGTAACTTCAAAGGTATCGTTACCAGGCAGGTACCTGGTACTGATGCCCTTCCACAGAAAGGTCGGGCTGTCAAGAAAGATCTATAACTCCAAAGAGAGATACAGACTCAGAAAGCTTGTCAGATCAGCCCTGCCAAAAGGATACGGGCTAATAATACGTACCGTCGCAAGCGGAAAGGAAGATTCGCTTATACTCGATGACCTCAACAAGCTTTTATCGACATGGAACGAGATCGAGAACAAGGTTAAGACACAAAAACCACCGACGATATTATATAAGGACGTTTCAACTACTTCATCAGTGGTAAGGGACCTCTTTAAAGAGGACGTAAGTAAAATAGTAATCGATTCGAAAAAACTTTACCGGGAAATAAAAACCAACCTGGAAGAATCATCCCCGGGGTTTGTAAAAAAACTCGATCTATATACCGGCAACCAGCCTTTATTCGATCTCTATAATATAGAACGCCAGATAGACAGTTCCCTAAACAAGAAAGTATGGATAAAGGGAGCGGGCTATATCATCATCGAAACAACTGAAGCGATGACGGTAATCGATGTGAACAGCGGTAAGTATGCCCGTAGCTCAAACCAGGAAGTTAACTCTCTCAATACTAACATAGAAGCCGGTAAGGAGATCGTCAGGCAGCTGAGACTCAGGGATATTGGCGGTATAATTGTTATAGACTTTATCGACCTGTATGAAGAGAAGAGCAGGCGAAAACTTTACGATGAATTGAGGAAGGAATTCCGGAAGGACAGAGCAAAAGCGACAATACTTCCCATGAGCGAGTTCGGCCTGGTGCAGATCACCCGTCAGAGAATAAGGCAGAACATACTTCACAGGGTATATGATACATGCCCGCTCTGTAAAGGCACGGGCACAGTTCTGTCGAGGACCAGCTTCATGACCAACCTCGAAAGATGGATACAAAGATACAAGGGCGGTCATGCGATACATCCGCTGGAATTAAAGGTAAACCCGATACTCGAGGCATATCTTATTCACGGTCTATTCAGCAGAATAAGAAAACTTTCGTTTAAGTATAAATTGAGAATAAAGGTTGAAGCTGACAGTGAAATCTCACTGGACGAATTCAGGTTTTTATCAAGAAAGACGGGTGAAGATCTAACGGAAGAGTATCTGAACTAA
- a CDS encoding TetR/AcrR family transcriptional regulator, with amino-acid sequence MGTKERKEREKLEMQQKILDAARELFMKDGYENVSIRKIAEKIEYSPGTIYLYYKSKGQIFFVLCFLAFDAFYAEQIKADDITDPLEKLKESGKIYIRFAVENPEYFELMFLMKAPLEDYYDEITSDVSHKSFDYLKENIQECINAGYFKGYDLMTATISTWAFVHGLASLYIKDRLKKMSGRELDDFIENALDLYLESAKK; translated from the coding sequence ATGGGTACAAAAGAGCGAAAAGAGCGTGAAAAGCTTGAAATGCAGCAAAAAATCCTTGATGCTGCAAGAGAACTATTTATGAAGGATGGATATGAAAATGTATCCATCAGGAAAATTGCTGAGAAAATAGAGTACAGTCCGGGTACGATCTACCTATATTACAAGAGTAAAGGTCAAATATTCTTTGTTTTGTGTTTTCTGGCATTCGATGCATTTTATGCAGAACAGATCAAAGCTGATGATATTACCGATCCCCTCGAAAAGCTAAAAGAAAGCGGTAAGATCTACATTCGATTTGCGGTCGAAAATCCAGAGTATTTTGAATTAATGTTTCTTATGAAAGCACCCTTAGAGGATTATTACGATGAAATCACTTCGGATGTGAGTCATAAATCATTCGATTATTTAAAAGAAAATATACAGGAATGCATTAATGCCGGCTATTTTAAAGGATATGACCTGATGACAGCAACAATATCGACATGGGCATTCGTCCACGGACTAGCATCATTATATATCAAAGACAGGCTAAAGAAAATGAGCGGCAGGGAATTAGACGATTTTATTGAAAATGCCCTAGATCTATACCTGGAATCCGCCAAAAAATAA
- a CDS encoding DUF4199 domain-containing protein: MHTTAIRHGIFAAGIMILVLVVLYFLFSPYTLLDLGEVMGYATMVIAMSMIFIGIKRYRDNELNGCITFKQAFGLGAYIAAIGSFIYGIFEGLFYEFSDFKELYLDFYIDKIKNSGQSPEAIHQQLQEMNQQFAMWDSPFMMGLLMFLTVFIIGLLIALISAAILKKYPETVAQT; this comes from the coding sequence ATGCATACAACGGCAATTCGACATGGTATTTTTGCAGCAGGGATAATGATCCTTGTTCTGGTAGTCCTTTATTTTCTTTTCAGTCCATATACTCTTCTAGATCTTGGAGAGGTCATGGGATATGCTACTATGGTGATAGCAATGTCCATGATATTTATCGGGATAAAAAGGTACCGCGACAATGAATTAAATGGATGTATTACTTTCAAACAAGCATTTGGATTGGGAGCGTATATAGCGGCTATAGGCTCTTTCATTTATGGAATTTTTGAGGGGCTTTTTTACGAGTTCTCCGATTTCAAAGAACTGTATTTGGATTTTTATATCGATAAGATTAAAAACAGTGGGCAAAGCCCGGAGGCTATTCATCAGCAGCTTCAGGAGATGAATCAACAGTTTGCAATGTGGGATAGCCCTTTTATGATGGGCTTACTAATGTTTCTTACTGTATTTATTATTGGTTTACTTATAGCGCTTATCTCCGCTGCTATTCTGAAAAAGTATCCGGAGACTGTAGCACAAACCTGA
- a CDS encoding (2Fe-2S)-binding protein: MPKFTLDDREIEFNPGDTIIKAAKDSGITLPNFCWHPGLSVSGNCRICLVDIEGTPKLSIACATQAAEGMVVHSTNEKAIHAQNAVMEFLLINHPLDCPICDEAGECKLQDYAYKYGVGYSRYDEEKNHKDKRVDLGPNIMFDQERCISCSRCIRFCDEVAKSPQLTFVQRGEKVTIETFPGEELDNPYSMNVIEICPVGALTSKDFRFKSRVWEMSFTDSVCPGCSRGCNSIIGVRNNQILRIEPRENMDVNEYWLCDWGRLNTYKWVNNSDERIDEPQIKLSESESNSGEDRQIQVSWDEAISKAVNELKNYSADEILFVASPFSTLEDNYTLKKLAKDVVGTENIVYIPHIDGSFGDDLLRKSDMTPNSAGLKLLAIRELNDKDLADLQSGKYKLLYVLNDDAMRMPGAENYIHNIQTSIQHIQRRNNYTDQANVLFSDSCYAEINGTFVNFQKRVQRIRPAVTTLDQERLIGEYSVSRWDKFGAHNDRWTHGKKFNARPAWKVIKNIASVMGHSFSFDDSEEVFMELSNSIAGMEGYDYETVGSHGIVVGEKPMVTAE, encoded by the coding sequence ATGCCCAAGTTTACATTAGACGACCGCGAAATAGAATTCAACCCGGGTGACACAATTATCAAAGCAGCAAAGGATTCCGGAATAACCCTTCCTAACTTTTGTTGGCACCCAGGATTATCGGTATCGGGTAACTGCAGGATATGCCTGGTTGACATCGAGGGCACACCAAAGCTATCAATAGCTTGCGCGACACAAGCAGCTGAAGGTATGGTGGTTCATTCGACTAATGAAAAAGCAATCCATGCACAGAACGCTGTAATGGAATTCCTGCTTATCAATCACCCGCTCGACTGCCCTATTTGTGATGAAGCCGGCGAGTGTAAGCTGCAGGATTACGCATATAAATACGGTGTCGGGTATTCACGCTATGATGAGGAAAAGAATCATAAAGATAAAAGAGTCGATCTTGGTCCTAATATTATGTTCGATCAGGAAAGGTGTATCAGCTGTTCCAGGTGTATAAGGTTCTGCGATGAGGTCGCAAAATCACCACAACTGACTTTCGTGCAAAGAGGCGAGAAGGTAACAATTGAGACCTTCCCCGGAGAAGAGCTAGACAATCCGTATTCGATGAATGTGATCGAGATATGCCCGGTAGGCGCACTAACATCAAAAGACTTCCGCTTCAAATCGAGAGTTTGGGAAATGTCTTTCACCGACAGTGTATGCCCTGGATGTTCCAGAGGATGTAATTCAATAATCGGTGTCAGGAACAACCAGATACTAAGGATAGAGCCGAGAGAAAATATGGACGTGAACGAATACTGGCTATGCGACTGGGGAAGACTGAACACATACAAATGGGTTAATAATTCAGATGAAAGAATTGACGAACCGCAAATAAAGCTTTCAGAATCGGAATCAAACAGCGGTGAAGACAGGCAAATACAGGTCAGCTGGGACGAAGCGATCTCCAAGGCTGTAAACGAGTTGAAAAATTATTCGGCTGACGAAATATTATTTGTTGCCTCGCCATTCTCTACTCTTGAAGACAACTATACACTTAAAAAACTGGCTAAGGATGTTGTAGGAACAGAAAATATAGTTTATATCCCGCACATTGATGGAAGTTTCGGAGACGACCTGCTCAGAAAATCTGACATGACTCCAAATTCAGCCGGTTTAAAGCTACTCGCCATAAGGGAGTTAAACGACAAAGATCTCGCAGATTTACAAAGCGGAAAATACAAGTTATTATATGTTCTGAATGATGACGCTATGAGGATGCCGGGAGCTGAAAATTATATCCATAACATACAGACAAGCATTCAGCATATTCAAAGAAGGAACAATTATACTGACCAAGCGAACGTGCTTTTCTCGGATTCATGTTATGCCGAGATAAACGGTACTTTCGTGAATTTTCAGAAAAGGGTGCAGAGGATCAGGCCGGCAGTGACAACTCTCGATCAGGAAAGGCTGATCGGTGAATACTCAGTATCGAGATGGGATAAGTTCGGAGCACATAATGACAGATGGACACACGGCAAGAAGTTCAATGCCCGTCCGGCATGGAAAGTGATAAAGAACATTGCTTCGGTAATGGGACACAGCTTCAGCTTCGATGATTCGGAGGAAGTGTTTATGGAGCTAAGCAATTCGATCGCCGGAATGGAAGGATATGATTATGAAACAGTTGGAAGCCATGGGATAGTTGTCGGTGAAAAGCCAATGGTGACAGCAGAATAA